One window of Nymphaea colorata isolate Beijing-Zhang1983 chromosome 11, ASM883128v2, whole genome shotgun sequence genomic DNA carries:
- the LOC116264254 gene encoding mitogen-activated protein kinase 10-like, which yields MQYQDQRKKSTVEMDFFTEYGDANRYKIQEVIGKGSYGVVCSAIDTHTGEKVAIKKIHNIFEHISDATRILREIKLLRLLRHPDIVEIKHILLPPSGRDFKDVFVVFELMESDLHQVIKANDDLTKAHFQFFLYQLLRALKYIHTANVYHRDLKPKNILANANCKLKICDFGLARVAFNDTPTTIFWTDYVATRWYRAPELCGSFFSKYTPAIDIWSIGCIFAEVLTGKPLFPGKNVVHQLDLMTDLLGTPSLDTITRVRNEKARRYLSTMRKKHPVPFAQKFPNADPLALKLLERLLAFDPKDRPTAEEALADPYFEGLAKLEREPSCQPITKMEFEFERRRVTKEDIRDLIFREILEYHPQLLKDYMSGTERATFLYPSAIDQFKKEFAHLEENGGKSAPVIPLERKHVSLPRSTVHSASTASKEQAPMASYRDRCAEGRDAPSKNFMDAARMSTVLSRTSQIPQRNVQAKPGKVVGPVFPYENGSAKDPYDLRRLVRSTVFPPQYAGPVSHGLQAVGRLEYGEKDKAKQEMEYTATKQQGLSNNTVVTRAADGIAINMNALPFYLSKAAKSEVGGDRIVREANYFEARSQLSGMAVAATSGKIGAVQFGMSRMY from the exons ATGCAGTATCAGGATCAGAGAAAGAAG AGTACTGTGGAGATGGACTTCTTCACAGAGTATGGAGATGCCAACAGATACAAAATTCAAGAAGTCATTGGAAAAGGAAGCTATGGGGTTGTGTGTTCTGCCATTGACACACATACGGGGGAAAAGGTGGCAATAAAGAAGATACATAACATTTTTGAGCACATCTCTGATGCAACACGAATATTACGGGAGATCAAGCTACTTAGGCTTCTTCGACACCCTGATATTGTTGAAATTAAGCACATCTTGCTGCCACCATCAGGAAGAGACTTTAAGGATGTTTTCGTTGTTTTTGAGCTCATGGAGTCGGATCTTCACCAAGTTATCAAGGCGAACGATGACTTGACGAAAGCACATTTTCAGTTCTTTCTATATCAGCTGCTTCGTGCATTGAAGTACATCCACACAG caAATGTTTATCATAGAGATTTGAAACCAAAGAATATATTGGCAAATGCAAACTGCAAACTCAAAATCTGTGACTTTGGATTGGCTAGAGTTGCATTTAATGATACACCAACAACAATATTCTGGACG GATTATGTTGCAACAAGGTGGTATAGAGCTCCAGAACTATGTGGATCCTTTTTCTCCAAG TATACTCCTGCCATTGATATCTGGAGCATAGGTTGCATATTTGCTGAGGTTTTAACAGGAAAACCTCTTTTCCCTGGGAAAAATGTTGTTCACCAGCTAGATTTGATGACAGACCTGCTTGGGACACCTTCCCTAGATACAATAACTCGG GTTCGAAATGAGAAGGCACGTAGGTACTTGAGTACCATGCGGAAAAAACACCCGGTGCCTTTTGCACAGAAGTTCCCTAATGCTGATCCCTTGGCCCTCAAGTTACTGGAAAGACTGTTGGCTTTTGACCCCAAGGATCGGCCAACTGCAGAAGAG GCTTTAGCAGATCCATACTTTGAAGGCCTAGCAAAACTAGAAAGAGAACCATCCTGCCAGCCAATCACGAAAATGGAGTTTGAGTTTGAAAGGCGCCGAGTAACAAAAGAGGATATTCGAGATCTTATATTCCGTGAAATCCTGGAATACCATCCTCAACTTCTGAAGGATTACATGAGCGGAACTGAGAGGGCTACCTTTCTATACCCCAG TGCCATTGACCAGTTCAAGAAGGAATTTGCTCATCTTGAAGAAAATGGTGGTAAAAGCGCACCTGTGATTCCTTTAGAAAGGAAGCATGTCTCTCTCCCAAG ATCTACTGTTCATTCAGCATCAACAGCTTCAAAGGAACAAGCACCTATGGCTTCATATAGAGATCGATGTGCAGAAGGCCGAGATGCACCTTCCAAGAATTTTATGGATGCAGCCCGAATGTCTACCGTTTTATCTAGAACCTCGCAGATTCCACAGAGAAATGTGCAAG CTAAACCTGGGAAAGTTGTTGGACCGGTTTTCCCCTACGAAAATGGGAGCGCAAAGGATCCATACGACCTAAGAAGGCTGGTTAGAAGCACTGTATTTCCACCTCAATATGCAGGTCCAGTCTCTCATGGTCTCCAGGCAGTAGGCAGATTAGAATACGGCGAAAAAGACAAAGCCAAGCAAGAGATGGAGTATACTGCAACCAAACAGCAGGGCCTTTCAAATAATACAGTAGTTACAAGAGCTGCAGATGGCATAGCCATAAACATGAATGCGTTGCCATTCTACCTCTCAAAAGCTGCGAAGTCTGAGGTTGGTGGGGACCGAATTGTTAGAGAAGCTAACTACTTCGAAGCCAGATCACAGCTGAGTGGAATGGCTGTTGCTGCTACTTCTGGGAAAATTGGTGCAGTTCAGTTTGGCATGTCAAGAATGTATTAA
- the LOC116263876 gene encoding transcription factor bHLH149-like: MTPESPSADAPPKPGEGEMDVDGQEEASAGSSRWRTGSEQRSYTGRLLRALRSAGRSAASPPGVSPSLIVKEAADSALAITARGQSRWSRAILARWRRRRGKFQWRRLREVSARRRAAKMEPSPSKPEIRRKRKRGQGGGGGAAVGSRLMTLGRLIPGGRKLAAPTLIEEATDYIAALEMQVKVMSALADLLSAAARC, encoded by the coding sequence ATGACGCCGGAAAGTCCTTCGGCTGACGCCCCACCGAAGCCGGGGGAAGGCGAGATGGATGTCGACGGGCAGGAAGAGGCGTCGGCAGGAAGCTCTCGTTGGAGAACTGGTTCGGAGCAGAGGAGCTACACCGGGAGGCTTCTGAGGGCACTCCGATCAGCAGGACGGAGTGCCGCTTCGCCGCCAGGGGTTTCCCCGTCGCTGATTGTGAAGGAGGCGGCCGACTCCGCCCTAGCTATAACGGCAAGGGGCCAGTCGCGGTGGAGCCGGGCGATCCTTGCCCGTTGGCGCCGGCGCCGGGGGAAGTTCCAGTGGCGGCGTCTTAGGGAAGTCTCGGCGCGTCGGAGGGCGGCGAAGATGGAGCCGTCACCGTCTAAGCCGGAGATCCGCCGGAAGCGGAAGCGCGGACAGGGAGGTGGAGGCGGTGCCGCGGTAGGCAGCCGGCTGATGACGCTCGGGAGGCTGATTCCAGGAGGACGGAAGCTCGCGGCTCCGACGCTGATCGAGGAGGCTACTGACTACATCGCTGCCTTGGAAATGCAGGTGAAGGTCATGAGCGCCCTCGCCGATCTCCTCTCCGCTGCTGCACGATGTTGA